The window GGCAGATTCCCCGACGACGGCAATCCTTGGTTGGCATACGGATCCCAAGCGGGAGTCGCCGGTGCGGTCGCACCGCCGAGCGAGGGCACCGCCGTCGCCGGCGCTGGAGCCTGAGCGAGCGCATTCGGATCGGCGACCGGCGTGGGAAATTCCACGCGCTGGCCCGACGCCGTAGCGGCGCACAATCCGATCGACAACAATCCGGCCCACAGGCCGCTCAGACGCAGCGCAATCAAGGGCGAGACCCTTGTGGTTTGAATTCGTGCCGAATGGCAAATGGAGGAGGCGCAGCATGGAATTCGCCCTGCGGCGGAAATTCCGCGAGTTAAATACAAAACCGCCACATTCCGGTCAAGCCCGACTCGATGTTAAGATAGTTCAGCCGCCAGGCCAGCGCCACCCCTTCGCCCAAGCCCAAGGGAAGGCCCCAACCGCTTTCGCAATTCCAATCGTGCGTCCCGGCCTTCCCCTGGCCCGCGCCGCAATGTCTTAAGCTCGGCCGAAAAATAACTTCCATTTTTCGAACCCCTCACCCTGCCGTCGCCCGCAAGGACGAGGGGTCTGTGGAGAAGTGATTTTTCGGCCGAGCTCTAATTCGCCACCCATGCCAGCAATTCCACCAATCGACACCAACCGTCTCGCTGCTGCGAACGTGGCGGCGCGCATCGAGCATTTCGAAGAAATATCGTCGACCCAAACTCGAGCCCGCGAATGCGCCGGCGACGCGGATTGTCCCTTGCCGCTGTTAGTGCTCGCGGATCGACAGACTGCCGGCCGCGGGCGGCAGGGGAACACGTGGTGGACCGGCGCCGGCAGCCTGGCATTTAGCCTGCTATTCGATCCGGCGATGCTGGGGGGCGCGCGGCGGCTCGAGCCGCGCGTGGCGTTGGCCGCGGGCGTGGCGATTGTCGATGCGGTGTCGCCGAGATTGCCGGAGCATCGCGTCGGACTGCACTGGCCGAACGATGTGTATGTCGGCAGCGGGAAGCTGGCCGGCGTGTTGGTGGAAGTGCTTGCCGACGGCCGGCACATTCTGGGGATCGGCGTGAATTCGAACAATTCCGCTGCGGATGCCCCGCCGGAAATGCGATCGCAAGTTGCTACGTTGCGCGATCTCAGCGGCCAAGCCCACGATCAAACGCAACTGTCGATCGATCTGCTGGATTGCGTGACGACGCGCCTGCGCGAACTTTGGGCAAACGATCCGCGCTTGCTCGGCTCGTTCGACGCGCTTTGCCTCCAGCATGATGAAGCGCTGACGCTGTATCTCGGCGAGCGCGCGGTGGCCGGTCGTTGCGTCGGCATCGGCCCCGACGGGGCCCTGATTCTCGACACTCAGGAAGGCGTGCAGCGATTCCACGCCGGCACGTTGCGCCCGGCGCTGCTTCCACGACAATAGCAAGCCCGCGATGGCGAGCACCACGACCGCCGTCCTGGCCCGCGCGTGCCCCGATCGTGGCAGCTCGATTGCCGGGGCAGAATCCGCGCTGCTCGCATCGGCGCGAGCTATAATCGGATGAGCGAAACTCGGCCGCCGGGGCGGGGTTTATCGAAGGCAAGGGCAAGA is drawn from Pirellulales bacterium and contains these coding sequences:
- a CDS encoding biotin--[acetyl-CoA-carboxylase] ligase, coding for MPAIPPIDTNRLAAANVAARIEHFEEISSTQTRARECAGDADCPLPLLVLADRQTAGRGRQGNTWWTGAGSLAFSLLFDPAMLGGARRLEPRVALAAGVAIVDAVSPRLPEHRVGLHWPNDVYVGSGKLAGVLVEVLADGRHILGIGVNSNNSAADAPPEMRSQVATLRDLSGQAHDQTQLSIDLLDCVTTRLRELWANDPRLLGSFDALCLQHDEALTLYLGERAVAGRCVGIGPDGALILDTQEGVQRFHAGTLRPALLPRQ